A single region of the Deltaproteobacteria bacterium genome encodes:
- a CDS encoding HEAT repeat domain-containing protein: protein MKIVKWVLRVAVALALLVGLVIGGIAAYYKDRAGEEVPFTTLYGIVATELWSRSVCAITGCPAELPEGMTSKLWDETQLKSTPVAIDVDPLGRVFVAEADRHQGAVPDNRQHMYWLLDELAARTVEDRRAYYEKWIAAGKFPDPSVFTSRTDKAVMLTDTNDDGVADARHELASWSDMVDGLVSGVLAIDDELWVTSLPYLTKLTDADGDGVPEQREDIAYGFGVKTSLGGHDLHGLALGPDGKIYFSMGDRGYSVRTREGVLLEPPMDPGRGAVFRVNRDGSNLEVFATGLRNPQELAFDDHGNLFTGENNSDSEDQARIAYVIEGGDSGWAMPFQTMSGDYPRASWVAEKLWQTQHEGQPAWIVPPLAHLGRGPSGFAHYPGTGLADRYRDRFFMADYRYTPAASAIFSFGVHPKGAGFEVIDVRPFISQVVATDFAFGFDGRFYVAHYEDLSKKQRLLVMEDAEARKQDVVAETARLAREGMRGRSAEELVELLAHADQRIRLRAQFELARRGDAAPLAALARDAEAPELARVHALWGLGQLGAPALAGFEAPEVAASFDPELRAQLARVAGDARAEAFAPLLIEWLRDAEPRVRFFAAQSLGALHAIPAVKPLFELLRENADQDPFLRHAAVWALKRIGDGDAMLAFADDSSRSVRLGSLLALRWLGDARVARFLTDADPLLQAEAARAIWDAPIAGANAALAARIARLTPVAEDDVQTGFALHRRVIAANVAEGRAENATALAAYAANRKHPRALREIALEALATFAKPEPRDLVLGFYRPLPERDASLVHPALDAHGRALVEGDLGDRALAIATEFGRLPMQSHELALRANDKRAATPAREAALRALVARPDEGSRDLAIESAENCLPAESPELRATAREALLALDAPRGVGLLAAVPADAPLVERQRAFAALATAQDPRASAALESALDALAEGTLANDVQLDVLEAARKLRTPALIDKLARYEAALPADDLVARSAFALAGGDATRGAAVFESETAECMRCHGSGGHGAGAGPDLAGVSKRHDARGLLESVLLPNAKIAEGYGSVAVTLKDGSVVNGVQVEETRSEVVVDSGDGKPRRIALRDVASRTPPASAMPPTALGLTPRELRDLIAHLQTR, encoded by the coding sequence GTGAAGATCGTGAAGTGGGTGCTGCGCGTCGCCGTCGCTCTCGCGCTGCTCGTCGGCCTCGTGATCGGCGGCATCGCCGCTTACTACAAGGATCGAGCGGGCGAAGAAGTGCCATTCACGACGCTCTACGGAATCGTGGCCACCGAGCTGTGGAGCCGCTCGGTCTGCGCCATCACCGGCTGCCCCGCGGAGCTGCCCGAGGGCATGACGTCGAAGCTGTGGGACGAGACGCAGCTGAAGTCGACACCCGTCGCGATCGACGTCGATCCGCTCGGGCGCGTGTTTGTCGCGGAGGCCGATCGCCACCAAGGCGCGGTGCCCGACAACCGCCAGCACATGTACTGGCTGCTGGACGAGCTTGCGGCGCGCACGGTCGAGGATCGCCGCGCTTATTACGAGAAGTGGATCGCGGCGGGGAAGTTCCCCGACCCGAGCGTGTTCACGAGCCGCACCGACAAGGCCGTGATGCTCACCGACACGAACGACGACGGCGTCGCCGATGCGCGCCACGAGCTGGCTTCGTGGAGCGACATGGTCGACGGCCTCGTCTCCGGCGTGCTCGCGATCGACGACGAGCTGTGGGTCACGTCGCTCCCGTATCTCACGAAGCTCACGGACGCGGACGGCGATGGCGTTCCCGAGCAGCGCGAAGACATCGCGTACGGCTTTGGGGTGAAGACGTCGCTCGGCGGTCACGACCTTCACGGCCTGGCACTCGGGCCCGACGGCAAGATCTACTTCTCGATGGGCGACCGCGGTTACTCCGTGCGCACGCGCGAGGGCGTGCTGCTGGAGCCGCCGATGGATCCCGGCCGCGGCGCGGTGTTCCGCGTGAATCGCGACGGCTCGAACCTCGAGGTGTTCGCGACGGGGCTGCGCAATCCGCAGGAGCTCGCCTTCGACGACCACGGGAACCTCTTCACGGGCGAGAACAACTCCGACTCCGAGGACCAAGCGCGCATCGCGTACGTCATCGAAGGCGGCGACTCGGGCTGGGCGATGCCGTTTCAGACGATGAGCGGCGACTACCCGCGCGCGTCGTGGGTGGCGGAGAAGCTCTGGCAGACGCAGCACGAAGGGCAGCCCGCGTGGATCGTGCCGCCGCTCGCGCACCTCGGGCGCGGGCCGTCGGGATTCGCGCACTACCCCGGCACGGGTCTCGCCGATCGCTACCGCGATCGCTTCTTCATGGCGGACTACCGCTACACGCCGGCGGCGTCGGCGATCTTCTCGTTCGGCGTGCACCCCAAGGGCGCTGGCTTCGAGGTCATCGACGTGCGCCCGTTCATCTCGCAGGTGGTCGCGACGGACTTCGCGTTCGGCTTCGACGGGCGCTTCTACGTCGCGCACTACGAGGACTTGTCGAAGAAGCAGCGGCTGCTCGTGATGGAGGACGCCGAGGCGCGCAAGCAGGACGTGGTCGCCGAGACCGCGCGGCTCGCGCGCGAGGGCATGCGCGGGCGCAGCGCGGAGGAGCTCGTGGAGCTGCTCGCGCACGCGGACCAGCGCATCCGCCTGCGCGCGCAGTTCGAGCTCGCGCGGCGCGGCGATGCGGCGCCGCTGGCGGCGCTCGCGCGCGATGCGGAAGCGCCCGAGCTCGCGCGGGTTCACGCGCTGTGGGGTCTCGGCCAGCTCGGTGCGCCTGCGCTCGCCGGCTTCGAGGCGCCCGAGGTCGCGGCCTCGTTCGACCCCGAGCTGCGCGCGCAGCTCGCGCGCGTGGCCGGCGATGCGCGCGCCGAGGCGTTCGCACCGCTGCTGATCGAGTGGCTGCGCGACGCCGAGCCGCGCGTGCGCTTCTTCGCCGCGCAGTCGCTCGGTGCGCTCCACGCGATCCCCGCGGTGAAGCCGCTGTTCGAGTTGTTACGGGAGAACGCGGACCAGGATCCGTTCCTGCGCCACGCCGCCGTGTGGGCGCTGAAGCGCATCGGCGACGGCGACGCGATGCTCGCGTTCGCGGACGACAGCTCTCGCTCGGTGCGGCTCGGCTCGCTGCTCGCGCTGCGCTGGCTCGGCGACGCGCGCGTCGCGCGTTTCCTCACGGACGCCGATCCGCTCCTCCAGGCTGAAGCGGCACGCGCGATTTGGGACGCGCCGATCGCGGGCGCGAACGCAGCGCTGGCTGCGCGGATCGCGAGGCTCACGCCGGTGGCGGAGGACGACGTTCAGACCGGCTTCGCGCTGCATCGCCGCGTGATCGCCGCGAACGTTGCCGAGGGCCGCGCGGAGAACGCGACGGCACTCGCCGCCTACGCCGCGAATCGCAAGCACCCGCGCGCGCTGCGCGAGATTGCGCTCGAGGCGCTCGCGACGTTCGCGAAGCCCGAGCCGCGCGATCTCGTGCTCGGCTTCTATCGCCCCTTGCCCGAGCGCGATGCGAGCCTCGTGCATCCCGCCCTCGATGCGCACGGCCGTGCGCTCGTGGAAGGCGACCTCGGCGATCGCGCGCTCGCGATCGCGACCGAGTTCGGGCGGCTGCCGATGCAGAGTCACGAGCTCGCGCTGCGCGCGAACGACAAGCGCGCCGCGACGCCCGCGCGCGAGGCTGCGCTGCGCGCGCTCGTGGCGCGACCCGACGAGGGTTCGCGCGACCTCGCGATCGAATCGGCCGAGAACTGCCTCCCGGCCGAGTCGCCCGAGCTGCGCGCGACGGCGCGCGAAGCGCTGCTCGCGCTCGACGCGCCGCGCGGCGTGGGCTTGCTCGCGGCGGTGCCTGCGGATGCGCCGCTCGTCGAGCGACAGCGCGCGTTCGCCGCTCTCGCGACCGCGCAGGATCCGCGCGCGAGCGCTGCGCTCGAGAGCGCGCTCGATGCGCTGGCGGAAGGCACGCTCGCGAACGACGTGCAGCTCGACGTGCTCGAGGCGGCCCGCAAGCTGCGCACACCGGCGCTGATCGACAAGCTCGCGAGGTACGAAGCCGCGCTGCCCGCGGACGATCTCGTCGCGCGCAGTGCCTTTGCGCTCGCCGGAGGCGACGCGACACGCGGCGCCGCGGTGTTCGAGAGCGAGACTGCGGAGTGCATGCGCTGCCACGGCAGCGGCGGCCACGGCGCCGGCGCGGGCCCCGATCTCGCGGGCGTTTCGAAGCGCCACGACGCGCGCGGCCTGCTCGAGTCCGTGCTGCTCCCGAACGCGAAGATCGCCGAGGGCTACGGCTCGGTCGCCGTCACGCTGAAAGACGGCAGCGTCGTGAACGGCGTCCAGGTCGAGGAGACGCGCAGCGAAGTCGTGGTCGATTCCGGTGACGGCAAGCCGCGCCGCATCGCGCTGCGCGACGTCGCCTCGCGCACGCCGCCGGCCTCCGCGATGCCGCCGACCGCGCTCGGTCTCACGCCGCGCGAGCTGCGCGATTTGATCGCACATCTCCAGACCCGCTGA
- a CDS encoding acyl-CoA dehydrogenase family protein, whose amino-acid sequence MSFHIPEHVQEVRERVRRFVEDKCYPAEEQIESRGDENAREIIRGLMADAKQQGLWALGHPKEIGGGGMPFLDYVYVNEVVGRSELAMVGLGTHSLQDSIMLHLYASPKWKDAYLKPLVEGEIFPSFGMTEPHVASSDPTQLTTTARLENGQWVINGRKWFTSGANRAAYTTVMVRTELDQPDHGAFSMIIVPTNTRGYNIIRDVKVMGQAHGHCEVQYDDVRVPEENLLGPRGAGFKIAQKRLGPGRIFHCMRWLGQAQRAFDLMCERANNRVAFGGPLSDKQLIQKFVFDSAAEIQASRMLTLSAAEKIDRGDEARVEIALIKVVGASMLHNVIDRAIQVFGAKGVTEDTPLERMYRAARYARIYDGPDEVHITNTARRILSSYRRGDGWDFGLR is encoded by the coding sequence ATGTCGTTCCACATCCCCGAGCACGTGCAAGAAGTCCGCGAGCGCGTGCGCCGCTTCGTCGAGGACAAGTGCTACCCGGCCGAGGAGCAGATCGAGAGCCGCGGCGACGAGAACGCGCGCGAGATCATCCGTGGCCTGATGGCTGACGCGAAGCAGCAAGGGCTGTGGGCGCTCGGGCACCCGAAAGAGATCGGCGGCGGCGGCATGCCGTTCCTCGACTACGTGTACGTGAACGAGGTCGTCGGCCGCAGCGAGCTCGCGATGGTCGGGCTCGGCACGCACTCGCTGCAGGACTCGATCATGCTGCACCTCTACGCGTCGCCGAAGTGGAAGGACGCCTACCTGAAGCCGCTCGTGGAAGGCGAGATCTTCCCGAGCTTCGGCATGACGGAGCCGCACGTCGCGAGCTCGGATCCGACGCAGCTCACCACCACCGCGCGGCTCGAGAACGGACAGTGGGTGATCAACGGCCGCAAGTGGTTCACGAGCGGCGCGAACCGCGCGGCGTACACCACGGTGATGGTGCGCACCGAGCTGGATCAGCCCGATCACGGCGCGTTCTCGATGATCATCGTTCCCACGAACACGCGCGGGTACAACATCATTCGCGACGTGAAGGTGATGGGGCAGGCGCACGGCCACTGCGAGGTGCAGTACGACGACGTGCGCGTGCCCGAGGAGAACTTGTTGGGGCCGCGCGGCGCGGGCTTCAAGATCGCGCAGAAGCGCCTCGGGCCCGGCCGCATCTTCCACTGCATGCGCTGGCTCGGTCAGGCGCAGCGCGCGTTCGATCTGATGTGCGAGCGCGCGAACAACCGCGTCGCGTTCGGCGGGCCGCTCTCGGACAAGCAGCTGATCCAGAAGTTCGTGTTCGACTCGGCGGCCGAGATTCAGGCGTCTCGCATGCTCACGCTGAGCGCCGCGGAGAAGATCGACCGCGGCGACGAGGCGCGGGTCGAGATCGCGCTGATCAAGGTGGTGGGCGCGTCGATGCTGCACAACGTGATCGACCGCGCGATCCAGGTGTTCGGGGCGAAAGGTGTTACGGAGGACACGCCGCTCGAGCGCATGTACCGGGCGGCGCGTTACGCGCGCATCTACGACGGACCGGACGAGGTGCACATCACGAACACGGCGCGACGGATTCTGTCGTCGTATCGCCGCGGGGATGGGTGGGACTTCGGGCTGCGCTGA
- a CDS encoding MBL fold metallo-hydrolase produces the protein MKATTTEIAPSIFRISAFHPDFGIQFNQFLLTGDEPMLIHTGLRQSFEVTVAGVRAVMDPSKLRWIGFSHFEPDECGALNPWLALAPGAQAAAGVVGVTVMLADYADRPARVMADGETLATGAHRMRYLATPHFPHGWDAGLWFEESSRTLFCSDLFFQPGDPEPFTRADILPAVREAIVEGAKGPLAHDLPYTQTTDAKLERLAALSPATLAIMHGSSVRTDGAKLLRDYARILRETIGPAASH, from the coding sequence GTGAAGGCCACGACGACCGAGATCGCACCGTCGATCTTCCGGATCAGCGCGTTTCACCCGGACTTCGGGATCCAGTTCAATCAGTTCCTCCTGACCGGCGACGAGCCGATGCTGATTCACACGGGGCTGCGGCAGTCCTTCGAGGTCACCGTCGCGGGAGTGCGCGCGGTCATGGATCCATCGAAGTTGCGCTGGATCGGGTTCAGCCACTTCGAGCCCGACGAGTGCGGCGCGCTCAATCCATGGCTCGCGCTCGCACCAGGCGCCCAGGCGGCAGCCGGCGTCGTGGGAGTCACCGTCATGCTCGCCGACTACGCCGACCGGCCTGCGCGCGTGATGGCGGACGGCGAGACGCTCGCAACCGGAGCGCACCGCATGCGCTACCTCGCGACGCCGCACTTCCCGCACGGCTGGGATGCGGGACTCTGGTTCGAGGAGAGCTCGCGAACGCTCTTTTGTTCAGACCTGTTCTTTCAACCCGGCGATCCCGAGCCGTTCACGCGCGCGGACATCCTGCCCGCCGTTCGCGAGGCGATCGTCGAAGGCGCGAAGGGTCCGCTCGCGCACGATCTCCCGTACACGCAAACGACCGACGCGAAGCTCGAGCGTCTCGCCGCGCTCTCGCCCGCGACGCTCGCGATCATGCACGGTTCGTCCGTGCGCACCGACGGCGCGAAGCTCTTGCGCGATTACGCGCGAATCCTGCGCGAGACGATCGGGCCGGCCGCCTCGCACTGA
- a CDS encoding NAD(P)/FAD-dependent oxidoreductase, whose product MSLEHFDVLIVGAGLSGIGAAYHLQYKCPRRTYAILEGRDAIGGTWDLFRYPGIRSDSDMYTLGYKFKPWTNPKAIADGPSILAYVNETAREYGIDRRIRFGHWVKSASWSSETARWTVEAERGDRREVVRFTCNFLFMCSGYYDYEQGYTPEFAGREDFRGRVVHPQKWTEDIDFAGKRVVVIGSGATAVTLVPAMAETAAHVTMLQRSPTYMGSAPDEDRMANALRRWLPERVAYAITRWRNIVGSLLLFQFCKRWPERAKRFFLRMVEKELGAGFDVAKHFTPSYYPWDQRLCLVPNADLFKAMREGRASVVTDQIERFTANGIRLKSGEELPADLIVTATGLNLKFLGGMQVHVDGERIDPAEGMTYRGMMLRGVPNLAWAFGYTNASWTLRADLNCEYVCKLLNHMAEHGHEIARPELNDPEVQPENWMNLTSGYVQRSIHLFPKQGSKLPWKLYQNYALDLAMIGWGRIDDGAMQFGSREPKQTRERERAAA is encoded by the coding sequence ATGTCCCTCGAACACTTCGACGTCCTGATCGTCGGCGCCGGCCTCTCTGGCATCGGCGCCGCCTACCACCTCCAGTACAAGTGCCCGCGGCGCACGTACGCGATTCTAGAGGGCCGCGATGCGATCGGCGGGACCTGGGACTTGTTCCGCTACCCCGGCATCCGCTCCGACTCCGACATGTACACGCTCGGGTACAAGTTCAAGCCGTGGACGAACCCGAAGGCGATCGCCGACGGCCCCTCGATCCTGGCGTACGTGAACGAGACCGCGCGCGAGTACGGCATCGACCGCCGCATCCGCTTCGGGCACTGGGTGAAGAGCGCGTCGTGGTCGAGCGAGACCGCGCGCTGGACGGTCGAGGCCGAGCGCGGCGATCGGCGTGAGGTCGTTCGCTTCACCTGCAACTTCTTGTTCATGTGCAGCGGTTATTACGACTACGAGCAGGGCTACACGCCCGAGTTCGCGGGGCGCGAGGACTTCCGCGGGCGCGTGGTGCACCCGCAGAAGTGGACCGAGGACATCGACTTCGCGGGCAAGCGCGTGGTCGTGATCGGCAGCGGCGCGACCGCGGTGACGCTCGTGCCGGCGATGGCCGAGACCGCGGCGCACGTGACGATGCTGCAGCGCTCGCCGACCTACATGGGCTCGGCGCCCGACGAAGACCGCATGGCCAACGCGCTGCGCCGCTGGCTGCCGGAGAGGGTCGCGTACGCGATCACGCGCTGGCGCAACATCGTCGGCAGCTTGCTCTTGTTCCAATTCTGCAAGCGCTGGCCCGAGCGTGCGAAGCGCTTCTTCCTGCGCATGGTGGAGAAGGAGCTCGGCGCGGGCTTCGACGTCGCGAAGCACTTCACGCCCTCCTACTACCCGTGGGATCAGCGCCTCTGCCTCGTGCCGAACGCGGACCTCTTCAAGGCAATGCGCGAGGGACGCGCGTCAGTTGTTACGGATCAGATCGAGCGCTTCACCGCGAACGGCATTCGCCTGAAGTCGGGCGAAGAGCTTCCCGCCGATCTGATCGTCACGGCGACCGGCCTCAACCTGAAGTTCCTCGGCGGCATGCAGGTCCACGTGGATGGCGAGCGCATCGATCCCGCCGAGGGCATGACGTATCGCGGGATGATGCTGCGCGGCGTGCCGAACCTCGCGTGGGCGTTCGGGTACACGAACGCGTCGTGGACGCTGCGCGCCGACCTCAACTGCGAGTACGTGTGCAAGCTGCTCAATCACATGGCCGAGCACGGACACGAGATCGCGCGGCCCGAGCTGAACGACCCCGAGGTGCAGCCCGAGAACTGGATGAATCTCACGTCGGGCTACGTGCAGCGCAGCATCCACCTGTTCCCGAAGCAGGGCTCGAAGCTGCCGTGGAAGCTCTATCAGAACTACGCGCTCGACCTGGCGATGATCGGGTGGGGACGCATCGACGACGGCGCGATGCAGTTCGGCAGCCGCGAGCCGAAGCAAACCCGCGAGCGGGAGCGCGCGGCGGCGTAA
- a CDS encoding ThuA domain-containing protein → MRRPLLALALTSTLALAGCDSLRVFFPKQEYETAPVELPADLKAPALLLFTKTNGFRHTEGIPAGVALVSEIAKRRGWSVFHTESGGVFNDAQLAKFQAAMWHQVSGDVLTEEQRDSFKRWLEAGGGFVGVHGAGGDGEYAWRWYVETLIGAQFIGHTMGPQFQTATWRVENAAHPATKNLPASWQHEEEIYSFDASVRSKPGVEVLVSVDETTYSPQLKFLWQDRSIAMGADHPMVWRQCIGRGRALYSAIGHQAKTYDVPEVKALTEGALAWAMREEGEGCE, encoded by the coding sequence ATGCGCCGCCCGCTGCTCGCTCTCGCCCTGACAAGCACGCTCGCGCTCGCCGGCTGCGACTCGCTGCGCGTGTTCTTTCCGAAGCAGGAGTACGAGACCGCGCCGGTGGAGTTGCCCGCGGACCTGAAGGCGCCGGCGCTGCTGCTCTTCACGAAGACGAACGGCTTCCGTCACACCGAAGGCATTCCCGCCGGCGTCGCGCTCGTCAGCGAGATCGCGAAGCGCCGCGGCTGGTCGGTCTTCCACACCGAGAGCGGCGGAGTCTTCAACGACGCGCAGCTCGCGAAGTTCCAGGCCGCGATGTGGCATCAGGTGAGCGGCGACGTGCTCACCGAGGAGCAGCGCGATTCGTTCAAGCGCTGGCTCGAGGCGGGCGGCGGCTTCGTCGGCGTGCACGGCGCGGGCGGCGACGGCGAGTACGCCTGGCGCTGGTACGTGGAGACGCTGATCGGTGCGCAGTTCATCGGGCACACGATGGGGCCGCAGTTCCAGACCGCGACCTGGCGCGTCGAGAACGCGGCGCATCCCGCGACGAAGAATCTGCCCGCGAGCTGGCAGCACGAGGAGGAGATCTACTCCTTCGACGCGAGCGTGCGCAGCAAGCCCGGCGTCGAGGTGCTCGTCTCGGTCGACGAGACGACGTACTCGCCGCAGCTGAAGTTTCTCTGGCAAGACCGCAGCATCGCGATGGGCGCGGACCACCCGATGGTGTGGCGCCAGTGCATCGGCCGCGGCCGCGCGCTCTACTCCGCGATCGGGCACCAGGCGAAGACGTACGACGTGCCCGAAGTGAAGGCGCTCACCGAAGGCGCGCTGGCGTGGGCGATGCGCGAAGAGGGCGAGGGCTGCGAGTGA
- a CDS encoding glutathione peroxidase, whose amino-acid sequence MTSFHDFSHKTIDGAQQSLADYKGKVLLVVNVASRCGLTPHYAGMQQLHEELAPRGFAVLGFPCNQFAGQEPSSEADIKSFCSTKYGVTFPMFAKLDVNGAARAPLYAWLTSQATKPDGAGDIGWNFAKFVVGKDGQVAARFSPRAEATAPEVRAAIDAALAK is encoded by the coding sequence ATGACTTCGTTCCACGACTTCTCGCACAAGACCATCGACGGCGCGCAGCAATCTCTCGCCGACTACAAGGGCAAGGTGCTGCTCGTCGTGAACGTCGCGTCGCGCTGCGGGCTCACGCCGCACTACGCGGGCATGCAGCAGCTCCACGAAGAGCTCGCGCCGCGCGGCTTCGCCGTGCTCGGCTTCCCGTGCAATCAGTTCGCGGGCCAAGAGCCCAGTAGCGAGGCGGACATCAAATCGTTCTGCAGCACGAAGTACGGCGTGACGTTCCCGATGTTCGCGAAGCTCGACGTGAACGGCGCCGCCCGCGCGCCGCTCTACGCCTGGCTCACCTCTCAGGCCACGAAGCCCGACGGCGCCGGGGACATCGGCTGGAACTTCGCGAAGTTCGTCGTCGGCAAAGACGGCCAAGTCGCCGCGCGCTTCAGCCCGCGCGCCGAAGCGACAGCGCCCGAGGTGCGCGCCGCGATCGACGCTGCACTCGCGAAGTAG
- a CDS encoding LLM class F420-dependent oxidoreductase produces MKLGLMLGYSGAQLSLPIETIQRAEALGFDSVWTAEAYGSDATSPLAYIAALTKRIRLGTAVMQVAARTPALAAMQVATIDALAGGDRVIAGFGVSGPQIVEGWYGEPWGRPYHRIKDYVTIVRKILARNGPVSHDGPEIQLPYKGPGAMGIGKPLQSILHMNSRIPIWLGTGTESNVKLTAEIADGWLPLSFVPGMMKTYKPWLDEGFKRAGGGKSLAQFEIMPMCFAAITDDVRGVLRRMKDHTALYVGGMGHRNKNFHNDMMVRRGYGEAAKRIQELYLAGRKVEAAEAVPDEYLDEGALVGPRARIQERWADWRDSGATGLILNGSTPETMELMAELARK; encoded by the coding sequence ATGAAGCTCGGACTCATGCTCGGCTACTCGGGCGCGCAGCTCTCGTTGCCGATCGAGACGATTCAGCGCGCGGAAGCGCTCGGCTTCGACTCGGTGTGGACCGCGGAGGCGTACGGCTCGGACGCGACCTCGCCGCTCGCCTACATCGCGGCGCTCACGAAGCGCATCCGCCTCGGCACCGCGGTGATGCAAGTGGCGGCGCGCACGCCGGCGCTCGCGGCGATGCAGGTCGCCACGATCGACGCGCTGGCGGGCGGCGACCGCGTGATCGCGGGCTTCGGCGTCTCGGGCCCGCAGATCGTCGAGGGTTGGTACGGCGAGCCGTGGGGCCGGCCGTATCACCGCATCAAGGACTACGTCACGATCGTCAGGAAGATCCTCGCGCGAAACGGCCCCGTGTCGCACGACGGTCCGGAGATTCAGCTGCCGTACAAGGGCCCGGGGGCGATGGGCATCGGCAAGCCGCTGCAGTCGATCCTGCACATGAACTCGCGCATCCCGATCTGGCTCGGCACCGGCACCGAGTCGAACGTGAAGCTCACCGCCGAGATCGCCGACGGCTGGCTGCCGCTCTCGTTCGTGCCGGGGATGATGAAGACGTACAAGCCGTGGCTCGACGAGGGCTTCAAGCGCGCCGGCGGCGGCAAGTCGCTCGCGCAGTTCGAGATCATGCCGATGTGCTTCGCCGCCATCACAGATGACGTGCGCGGCGTGCTGCGGCGCATGAAGGACCACACCGCGCTCTACGTCGGCGGCATGGGGCACCGTAACAAGAACTTCCACAACGACATGATGGTGCGGCGCGGCTACGGCGAAGCCGCGAAGCGCATCCAGGAGCTCTACCTCGCGGGCCGCAAGGTCGAGGCCGCCGAGGCCGTGCCGGACGAGTACCTCGACGAGGGCGCGCTCGTCGGCCCGCGCGCGCGCATCCAGGAGCGCTGGGCGGACTGGCGCGACTCGGGCGCGACGGGGTTGATCCTGAACGGCTCCACGCCCGAGACGATGGAGCTCATGGCGGAGCTGGCGCGGAAGTAG
- a CDS encoding TIGR03617 family F420-dependent LLM class oxidoreductase, whose amino-acid sequence MKLYTVPPLEDPRDARTLFPRLEAIGYDGAFSFEAKHDPFLPIAVAAEHTKTLRLGTAVAIAFARNPMNLANLAWGAQLLSEGRFLLGLGTQVRPHIEHRFSMPWSKPAARMRETVLALRAIFAAWQRGEKLDFRGEHYRHTLMIPAFDPGPNPFGPPPIFVGGFGPRMCEVAGETGDGFLAHPFNTRGSLTTLVLPALERGLAKSARTRRDVEVICATLVVTADEERDFARVVAAARKHLAFYGSTPAYRQTLDLHGWGDLHVELNRLSKQGRWDDMAGLIGDDVLHAIAVVGPRREIAAKLRARLAGIADGVSLTHNRAPDPEHWADVVREMKRT is encoded by the coding sequence ATGAAGCTCTACACCGTCCCGCCCCTCGAAGACCCGCGCGATGCGCGCACGCTGTTTCCACGCCTCGAAGCGATCGGCTACGACGGCGCCTTCAGCTTCGAGGCGAAGCACGACCCGTTCTTGCCGATCGCGGTCGCCGCGGAGCACACCAAGACGCTGCGGCTCGGCACCGCGGTGGCGATCGCGTTCGCGCGCAATCCGATGAACCTCGCGAATCTCGCGTGGGGCGCGCAGCTGCTCAGCGAGGGGCGCTTCCTGTTAGGGCTCGGCACGCAGGTGCGGCCGCACATCGAGCACCGCTTCTCGATGCCGTGGTCAAAGCCGGCCGCGCGCATGCGCGAGACGGTGCTCGCGCTGCGCGCGATCTTCGCGGCGTGGCAGCGCGGCGAGAAGCTCGACTTTCGCGGCGAGCACTACCGCCACACGCTGATGATTCCCGCGTTCGACCCCGGCCCGAATCCGTTCGGCCCGCCGCCGATCTTCGTGGGCGGCTTTGGCCCGCGCATGTGCGAAGTGGCGGGTGAAACCGGCGACGGCTTCCTCGCGCACCCGTTCAACACGCGCGGGTCCCTGACAACACTCGTGCTGCCCGCGCTCGAACGAGGCCTCGCGAAGAGCGCGCGCACGCGGCGCGACGTCGAGGTGATCTGCGCGACGCTCGTCGTCACCGCGGACGAAGAGCGCGACTTCGCGCGCGTGGTCGCCGCCGCGCGCAAGCACCTCGCGTTCTACGGCTCGACGCCCGCGTACCGCCAAACGCTCGATTTGCACGGCTGGGGCGACCTGCACGTCGAGCTGAACCGCCTCTCGAAGCAGGGACGCTGGGACGACATGGCGGGCCTGATCGGCGACGACGTGCTCCACGCAATCGCCGTCGTGGGCCCGCGCCGCGAGATCGCCGCCAAGCTGCGCGCTCGCCTCGCCGGCATCGCCGACGGCGTGAGCCTCACCCACAACCGCGCGCCGGATCCCGAGCACTGGGCGGACGTGGTGCGGGAGATGAAGCGGACCTAG
- a CDS encoding YaiI/YqxD family protein, which yields MPIAIFVDGDACPVKDEVYVVATRYGLAVALVANSAMHVPPGFGVQLIVVEEGPDAADDWIAENVQAHDVVITADIPLASRCLEKSALVLGSDGREFTADMIGDALATRALKSDLRGAGVTTHGPRALTAKDRSRFAERLDALVNRALRAAGA from the coding sequence TTGCCCATCGCGATCTTCGTCGACGGCGATGCATGCCCGGTGAAGGACGAGGTGTACGTCGTCGCGACGCGCTACGGGCTCGCCGTCGCGCTCGTCGCGAACTCGGCGATGCACGTGCCGCCCGGCTTCGGCGTGCAGCTCATCGTCGTCGAGGAGGGCCCGGACGCCGCGGACGACTGGATCGCGGAGAACGTGCAAGCGCACGACGTCGTCATCACCGCCGACATCCCGCTCGCCTCGCGCTGCCTCGAGAAGAGCGCGCTGGTGTTAGGGAGCGACGGCCGCGAGTTCACCGCCGACATGATCGGCGACGCGCTCGCGACGCGCGCGCTGAAGAGCGACCTGCGCGGCGCCGGCGTGACCACGCACGGCCCGCGCGCGCTCACCGCGAAAGACCGCTCGCGCTTCGCGGAGCGGCTCGATGCGCTGGTGAATCGCGCGCTGCGGGCGGCGGGCGCCTAG